A single genomic interval of Hafnia alvei harbors:
- a CDS encoding Secretion system apparatus protein ssaP, which produces MNVIRAEGCIWHAVQSHGEEEGSCSSDTHKFTRFMGPMVKTPRSATEQSVLLCQHTSRYRLVGGIAAGLVCEINVLEGKTHLKVLVPQYALFTQLTRFSTWLNTELHAAGHSVTLEVFYAQDAT; this is translated from the coding sequence ATGAATGTTATTAGAGCGGAAGGCTGTATTTGGCATGCCGTGCAAAGTCATGGCGAAGAGGAAGGATCGTGCTCGTCCGATACTCACAAATTTACGCGGTTCATGGGACCGATGGTGAAGACGCCGCGCAGCGCCACCGAGCAATCGGTATTGCTGTGTCAGCATACGAGTCGCTATCGATTAGTCGGGGGAATAGCCGCTGGATTGGTGTGTGAAATTAATGTGCTTGAGGGTAAAACCCATTTAAAAGTGCTGGTGCCGCAGTATGCGTTATTTACCCAGCTGACCCGTTTTTCCACGTGGCTTAATACTGAACTTCATGCTGCCGGGCACAGCGTTACGTTGGAGGTGTTCTATGCCCAAGATGCTACCTGA
- a CDS encoding EscN/YscN/HrcN family type III secretion system ATPase — protein MKIKTTSLAALERSLTPLSPPPHGYLKTGRLLHIGATLINAYLPGVFMGEVCRLLPDGELAEVVGIDGATALLSPFVSTAGLFCGQPIQPLARRHLVAVGDDLLGRVVDGLGLPLDGGPALQGPWRDYDAPPPSPLTRQLIDTPMLTGIRAIDSVLTCGEGQRIGIFAAAGVGKSTLMSMLCNSPDSDINVLVLIGERGREVREFIEQKLGEEGRSRCVMVVSTSDRPALERMRALFVATTIAEAFRDRGKRVLLFADSLTRYARAAREIALASGEVAVPGSYPPCVFAALPRLLERAGKGESGSITAFYTVLVEGDDMNEPLADEVRSLLDGHIVLSRRLAESAHFPAIDVLASLSRIMPMVTSVEHRELANMLRRRLSIYRDVELLVRVGEFTRGEDPQADCAVESYPAICHFLQQQGNELCNLDELLRQLRYLTGN, from the coding sequence ATGAAGATTAAAACTACATCTCTGGCGGCCTTGGAAAGGAGTCTTACTCCGCTGAGCCCGCCTCCGCATGGTTATTTGAAAACAGGGCGGCTTTTACATATTGGCGCAACGTTGATTAATGCCTACCTTCCCGGCGTTTTTATGGGTGAAGTTTGCCGATTATTGCCCGATGGAGAGCTTGCTGAAGTGGTTGGGATTGACGGTGCAACGGCATTGCTATCGCCCTTTGTGAGTACCGCGGGCTTGTTCTGTGGACAACCCATCCAGCCGCTCGCGCGGCGGCATTTGGTCGCAGTGGGAGATGATTTACTCGGACGCGTTGTGGATGGATTGGGCCTACCCTTAGACGGAGGCCCCGCGTTGCAAGGCCCGTGGCGAGACTATGATGCACCGCCACCGTCTCCGCTAACTCGCCAACTGATTGATACGCCGATGCTCACCGGTATTCGAGCCATTGATAGCGTTCTTACCTGCGGAGAGGGGCAGCGCATCGGCATTTTTGCCGCCGCGGGAGTAGGAAAGAGCACGCTAATGTCGATGCTGTGCAACAGCCCAGATAGCGATATTAACGTCTTAGTTCTCATTGGCGAGCGTGGACGCGAGGTGCGTGAATTTATTGAGCAAAAGCTGGGTGAGGAGGGGCGTAGTCGCTGTGTCATGGTGGTCTCTACCTCTGATCGGCCTGCGCTTGAACGCATGCGCGCGCTGTTTGTTGCTACCACCATTGCCGAAGCATTCCGTGATCGAGGTAAGCGTGTTCTGCTGTTTGCCGACTCACTCACGCGCTACGCCCGAGCCGCGCGTGAGATAGCTCTCGCCAGCGGGGAGGTTGCGGTACCAGGTAGCTACCCTCCGTGTGTTTTTGCTGCTTTGCCGCGTTTGCTTGAGCGGGCTGGCAAGGGTGAGAGTGGCAGCATCACCGCCTTTTATACCGTGCTGGTCGAGGGCGATGACATGAATGAACCTCTTGCCGATGAAGTCAGGTCGTTGCTCGACGGACACATCGTTCTTTCACGCCGTTTGGCCGAGTCTGCCCATTTCCCCGCCATTGATGTGTTAGCCAGCCTTAGTCGAATTATGCCGATGGTAACCAGCGTAGAGCACCGCGAACTTGCCAATATGCTGCGCAGGCGATTGTCGATATATCGTGATGTCGAGCTTTTAGTGCGGGTGGGAGAGTTCACACGTGGAGAGGATCCGCAGGCTGATTGCGCGGTGGAAAGCTACCCCGCTATTTGCCATTTCTTGCAACAACAGGGTAATGAATTATGCAATCTCGACGAACTGCTGCGACAGCTACGTTATCTGACGGGCAACTGA